AGCAGGTCTTCCCGCACACGCATCCGACGCACGAGTTCTATTACGTCACCTCGGGCCGCGGCATGATGACGATCGACGGCGAAGAGCGTGAGGTCTCACAAGGAGACTTGATCTACATCCCGCCCGACAAGGTGCACAGCCTGCGCCCGATCAGTGACCACGCGCCGATCCACTGCTTCTGCTTCGCCGTCGGGTGCAAGGACGCCGGCGAGATCGACTACGCGACGCACTAGCTCCGGAACTAGCCGAGAGCGCCGGATTCTCTGAGCGACGCGACGCGCGCTTCGTCGTAGCCGAGC
The sequence above is drawn from the Acidimicrobiia bacterium genome and encodes:
- a CDS encoding cupin domain-containing protein, whose amino-acid sequence is MRSIEDVAPVVEHNGTVPVWWLVNPREMKDITDGGYLELANEFEVKGGEQVFPHTHPTHEFYYVTSGRGMMTIDGEEREVSQGDLIYIPPDKVHSLRPISDHAPIHCFCFAVGCKDAGEIDYATH